In Tenacibaculum sp. 190524A02b, the genomic stretch TATGTTAGTGATAAATTAACTTTATTAAATAAACCTATTTGATAACTAACGTCAAAACTAGCAGAGTTTTCCCATGTCACATCTTTACCTCCTAGATATGTTAATTTCTGGGTTAAAGCCCCGTTATTTTCATCGATGGTGTATTGATTTTCATAAGCTACTAAGTTACGAGTAGAAGTACCTGGGTAGAAAATTCTATCATTACCTGTGGTACCATAGTTTACAGATAATTTTGAATAATTGATAGTATTAGAGTCTTTTAAGAAATTCTCATTACTCATTACCCATGAAGCCCCTGCTGACCAAAAGAATCCCCAACGTTCATCTGGATGAAAAACAGAAGAAGCATCGTATCTTCCTGTTAGGTTCACGTAATAGGTATCTTTTAAACCGTAAATGAATCTAGAAAAATAGCCTTCTGTAAAATATTTGGTATTGTAATTACTAGCCGATGCATATACAGCGGTATTATCTAATATTGGGCTAAAATCACCAATTATATTTCTTTTTGACAGTGATAGCGTGGTGAATTTTTCTTCATAACTCTCATGACCTAAAAGCACATCAAAGTTATGATTACCATTGTCTCTTTTCCAAGTCAGTAACTGTTGATTGGTAAAAGCAGAGAAATTATCTCTATTATTTGTTAATAATCCATTTTGTGCTTGAGCAAAAGCACCGGCCCCAGGCTTTGTAAAATCTGTTCCTTGATCTACTTGAGTTAAGTAGTTCATTACATATTCAAATTGAAAATCCCAAGGAAGATCAATTTTAGCTCTTAAACCTCCATTAAAATTGTCTCTTACATTAGTCTCTATTGTATTTTCAATTACAGCTAAAGGGTGTTCTCCTACGGCATAATTTCTAGCTCCTCTACTGGTTCCATTAGGAAAAAATTGAGGGGAACCAAAATCATAAGCAAATCCGCTAGGGTTATTAGGGTTTAAAATAGGTTGCCAATTTTCATCATATTGATAAACAGGGTAAATAGGGGCGATTCTTCTATTCCAAAAGAAAGCATTAGCAAAGTTTGTTGTTGGGACTCCTGCCGCTGTTAGCGTAGATGGAACTGCTTGACTTTCGGATTTTGCATAGGCAACATCACCACTTAAGGTTACTGCATCAAATATTTTTGCAGAAGTAGCTTTTAAACGAGCAGAATGTCTTTCAAAACTACTTCTAACGGTATACCCATTGTTGGTTTCAGAACCTAAAGATAAGTAATAAGTAACATCTTCAGAACCTCCTGATAAGCTAATATTATTAGAGTGAAAAGTAGCAGCATCTCTAAATAAAGCATCTTCCCATTTATCATTAACTAATAAAGTAGCTGAACTGTTTAGTTTACCAGTGGCAGGATTTACTAGTTGGTCGCCAGGAACATTGTAAAGATTATAATTTCCTAAACGAGACATTAAATTATCAGACGCAAATTGTCTCGCTTGTGCTAATGTGATAGGCGTTCCAGCAACATTTTGTCTATGAAACTCTGAATTGGCTAAAACACTGTGATACGCTTCATAAAACTCACCAGGCGATTGCATAATGTTATATTCTTTAGCCCCTCTTTGTGTAATACCAACTCTACTATCTACGTTTATTTCTAATCTATTTCTAGCTCCTTTTTTAGTAGTAATCATTAAAATACCATTAGCAGCTTTATTACCATATAAAGAGGTAGAAGACGCATCTTTTAACACCGTGGTAGATTCAATGTCTTTCGGATTTATACTATTTAAACTACCAGCATAAGGAACCCCATCTAATACAATAAGTGGTGCTTGATCGGCAGATACAGAATTGAACCCTCTAATTCTAATGATAGGGTCAGAACCTGGCTGACCGCTTGCTTGTATTACTCTCAAACCAGAAACTAAACCTTCTAAACTTTTTACAGGGTTAGAAAAGGTTGCATTTTCAACTTGTTCTTGGTCAATAACACTAACAGATCCAGTAAGAGAGTTTTTAGATTGAGTACCATAGGCAACAACGACAACTTCTTTAAGGAGATTGTCTCCTTCCATAACAACATTTAATTGACTAGAAGTGACTGTTTTTTCTACAGTTTTCATTCCAACAAAACTAAAAACAAGAACCTCTCCTTGTTTAGCTTTAATGGCGTAATTTCCATCAAAATCTGTTTCAGTACCTTGAGTTGTACCTTTCTTTAAAATAGTAACCCCAGGTAATGGTCCAGATTCATCTGATACCGTACCTGAAATTGTCTTTTCTTGTGCATAAGAAATATGCATAAGAAACGTTAGGATTAATGTGAAAATCCCATTAAACTTCGTTCTCATTATATAATTATTTGAATTAACTAAAAGCTAATCTCTTAAATATTTCTTAAAAAAACAATTATTTTAACAATAAAGTAATCAGTATCTTAGAGTAATAGAGTGTGTTTTTGGGGTAAAAAGTATTTTTTTTAGTTAGTTTTGTATTGGTTCTTAGAGGTTAAGAGGTGTGAAGTGTTAAAAAATAAAAAGGAATTTTATTTTTGATAAAAATTATAGGATTTGTGAAAAAAAACAATTAAAGATACGTTTTAAAAGGGAATTCTAAATAATATACTATTTACTTTATAAGAAGTAAAATAAAAATATTTCTAGTTTAAAAATCACTATTTTGATAGGCACCAATATCAGGAGTTGAAGCTCTATCAGTACCTAATAAATCCAGCGTTAATGGAGTACTTATAGCTTTATTAATTGCGTCACTATTTTTACCTATGAAGAACTCATTTTCTGAAGGATTTTTAAAATCTGGAGTACCGTTAATAATATTGTTTTGATAATGCGTTATGTCTTCAAAATTTAAATGAATATTGTCTTTATGTGTGTCATTTAAATCTTCAAATTGAAACATACAATTTTTAATGTTATAGTTAAATAGACCGCTTCCTCTTTGGTCTAATAGTAACTCTACATTATTATCACCTTCAATGATACAGTTGGTGAAATTGGCTACAGCTAAATCACCAACATTGATAACATCCTGACCATTATCATCTTTAGACACAAAATAATCGCTTAACCATACTGTTGGGTCTTTTCGTAAGCCATTTCTCCAGTAGTTGGCAAAAGTAGCATGTGTGAAGTTGTAAACTCCACCAATTATAGAAGCAAAAGAAGATTGCCCTGCATTAGCCACCACAAGATTTTCACCTTTAATGTTTCCATTTACTCCTAGCATTCCAAATAAAGAGTTATTGTATATTTCAGAGTTTTTTATGGTAAGTGTAGGAGTGTCTATTGCATTTGTACCATCTACACGTAATCCTATAGTGCCATTTTTAAGAATTATATTGGTTAGTTCATTGTCTTTACTACCTGACCTCATCCATATGGTACCCCATTGTCCAGGTATATTGTCAAAACGATGTTCAAGTCTATCACCTTGAAAGATAATTTTTTTGTCCAATGTACCATTAGCTTTTATGCTTGCATCATTGTATACAATAATTCCTGAGTTTTTATGGAAGTGTATTTGAGCTCCTTCTTCAATAGTTAATGTTTTGTTAGGAGGAACTGCAGCATATCCGTATATAACATAAGGTTTTTCAGCAGTAAAATTAAGCTCGCTGTCCTTTAAAAATCGACCTTGTATTTGATCAGTTGCACTTAAAGGAATTTGATCTGGTTCAAAATAAGTTTTATAGGGAAATATAAAGTGGGCATCTTGTACTAAGGTAACTAAATCTACGTCTTGTTGATTGTTACCATTGTCAAAAAGTATTTTATCTATATAAAGAGGGTCAGTAATAGAATTAAAGTCAATGGTAGTTTCTATAAAAACATATAAACTATCATTAGCTAAAAGATCGATATCTTTAAATTCTTTCCCAGGAGTACCATCAACATTTAGTCGATAATTAGAATTAACTCCATTTTCTAGTTTTATAGAAGGTATTGTTATTGATTGATCACTCCTGTTATATACTTTAAGATTGTATGTAGCTGAGCCAATATTGGTGAAAATTGTATCTAAAAAAACAGTGTCTCTAGAAAACTCCAAATTTCCAAAACTAGGAATTGTAGTAAAATCTTTTCTACATGAGCTATTAAATATAATAACTAGAATAACAAAAATTGAAAAGACATATTTTTTCATACAATATAAAGTATTAAGATAAAAGCACTAAAAATAAGAATATAACCTTAAAAAGAATGAATTATTGTTTTATTAATTCTATTTCAAAAAGCTTGCTCCAATGTTTTCCCGTAACAAACAAACGATTATTTTCATGATCAAAAGCAATACCATTTAAAACATCGTCTTCATTAACCAAACGTTGTGTTTTTTCCATTTCTTTAACTAAACCAGTTAAGTTTATAATACCTTCAACTACTCCAGTTTTAGGGTTAATTATAGCAATTAATGGTTTTTGCCAGTAATTAGCATATATTTTTCCATTAATATATTCTAACTCGTTTAGTTTCTCTATAGAAAGCTTATTAGTATACGCTTGTATATTTCTTTTTTCTTGCTGGTTTTTAGGATTTAAAAACCATATTTTGTTACTTCCATCGGATTTTATAAGTTCAGTTTCGGTATGTGTTAATCCCCAACCTTCATTACTATTATTGTATTTGAATTCACCTAATTTTTTAAAATTTTCTAAATCGTAGATGAAGCCTTTACGAGCTTGCCATGTTAACCAATAAATCTTATTATTAAAAATAGTCATCCCTTCTCCAAAATACTGGTCATTTAAATCAATTTTTTGTAAAACTTTCCCAGTCGTAATTTCAACTTTTCTTAGTGATGATTTACCTCTTTTACCAGTAGTTTCATATAAATAACCATTATGGTATTCTAAACCTTGTGTGTAAGCTTTTTTATCATGTGGATAGGTGTTAATAATTTTATAGTTATATATTTCTGGAGCTTTGTTTGCAAAAACCTCAATAGAGTTATTAACTCTCTTGGACTTATTAGGGTAAAAGGCAATAGCAGTGACAGCATGTTTTCCTACACCAAAGTCTTTACTGTTAATAGCAATACTTTTCTCGTTTTTATTAACTCGTTTATTATTAACATATATATGAACAGAATCAATAGCATTACCTTTTAATTGTTCAAACTTTATAGCTGCTTTATCACCTAAGTTAACTTTTTTTGTTGTGTTAAGCTTAAATTTATAACTGGTATCACTACATGAAGTTAATGTAATGATGCTTAAGCCTAGTAAGAAGAAATATTTAAAAATACGCATGATTTTCAGTTTGAGTTATAAATTTGTTTATTTGAACTACAAATTAAAACAATTTATTTGTTTGGAAATTAAAAAAAAGGGTTAAATTTGCACCCTCAAATAGCCATTGCAGGTTTTTGATTTTTATTGAAGGCGTTTAAAGCTTTACCAACTTTAAGCAATTTCGTAATAAATTTAAAGTGTTTTAAAATGAAAAAAGGTATACACCCAGAAAATTATAGAATGGTTGCATTTAAAGATATGTCTAATGGAGATGTGTTTTTAACTCGTTCAACTGCAAATACAAAAGAAACTTTAGAGGTAGATGGAGTTGAGTATCCATTAATCAAATTAGAAATTTCTAGAACTTCTCACCCGTTTTATACTGGTAAGTCTAAGTTAGTAGATACTGCTGGACGTATTGATAAGTTCAAAAATAAATATGCAAAATTCAAGAAGTAATTTTGTAACTTTAAAAAATATAAGAAGGAAGCTCCAAATGAAAATTTGGAGCTTTTTTTATGCTGAAAATCTTGTATTTTAGCATTAAAATAAAAAATATGAGAGATACTATATTGGCAGTAGTTATTGTAATCAATGTACTTTGTGGAGTGTTAGCGTATTTCATTCCTCAAATGGGGAATTATATTTTATTAACTATAGCTTCGGCTTTTACCTTGCTGGCTATATATGATGCCTTTATTCAAAAAAAACACTCTTTAATGAGAGCTTTTCCAATTGTAGCTAGGTTACGTTGGGTATTTGAGGAAGAAAGAGAGAAGATACAGCAATATTTTATTGAAGATGATTTAAATGGAACTCCTATAAATAGAGAAAAAAGAAGTATTGTTTATCAAAGATCTAAAAAAGAAATTGAGACTGTGCCTTTTGGAACACAACATGATTTATATGAAAAAGGGTATGAATTTGTAAAACATTCGTTATTTCCTAAAAACCATCATCATGTTACTGGAGACAGAGTGTTAATAGGTTCAGATAAATGCGAACAAAAGTATAATGCTTCTATTGTAAATATTTCAGCAATGTCATTTGGTTCTTTGAGTAAAAATGCAATAATGGCTTTGAATCAAGGAGCAAAAATGGGAGGTTTTGCACATAATACTGGTGAAGGAGGTATTTCGCCATATCATTTGCAAGGAGGAGATTTGATTTTTCAAGTAGGTACAGGGTATTTTGGAGCAGGAAAAACGATAAATGGTAAGAGAGTCTTTGATGAAGAGATTTTTAAAGAAAATGCAACTCGTCCTGAAGTAAAAATGATAGAGATTAAATTTTCACAGGGAGCAAAACCAGGACATGGTGGAATTTTGCCAGCAAAAAAGAATACGGAAGAAATAGCTAAAATACGTTCAGTAGAACCTTTTACAAGAGTTGATTCACCACCAAAGCATGATGCTTTTTCTAACTTTGATGAAATGATAGCTTTTATTCAAAGAGTTCGTGAGTTAAGTGAAGGTAAACCTGTTGGAATTAAATTTTGTGTGGGAGATAATGAGGAAATAGAAATGATGATTCAAGCATTTGCTAAAGCAAAGAATTATCCAGATTTCATGGCTGTTGATGGAGGAGAAGGAGGAACAGGATCTGCTCCGTTAGAATTCTCAAATTATGTAGGTACACCTTTATTAGATGGATTGGCTTTTGTTGCACAAATGTTAACTAAATACGGGTTAAAAGAGCAAATTAAAATAATGGCTAGTGGTAAAGCCATTGATGCTTTTGATGTTGTGAAGTATTTGGCTATAGGAGCAGATGTTATTGGTATGGCTAGAAGCTTTATGTTGAGTTTAGGTTGTATTCAAGCAAGAGAATGTAATTTAGATACCTGTCCGGTAGGAGTAGCAACTCAAGATGAAGATTTAGTTGAAGCTTTGGTAGTTGGAGATAAAAATGTACGTGTTAAAAACTATCATGTTAAAACCATTGAAGCTGTAAAAGAATTAGCGGCAGCTATGGGAAAAGAAAAGATAACAGATATAAAAGCAAATCATATTTATAGAAGAAATAAAGCAGGTGATATTACTTCTTTAGATAAGGTTTATTTTCAAGAGAAGGAAACAGCTTAACTTAAATAAGTTTTTTTGGAGACAATTTTAAAGATTAATTCAAGATCATATACTTTAGAACGTTATCCTAAAACAGAGGATAAGACTTTAAAAGCATGGAGTAATGCTGAGTTATTATGTTTAGAGTATATTAAAGGAAAAGAGTTTAATACGGTTCATGTTTATAATGATCGATTTGGTTTTTGGAACTGTGTTCTTCAGGATAAAGAAGTTATTACCATATGGAATTATGCTAGCCAGCAAAAAGCAATTAAAAAGAACTTACATTATAATGGAATTTCAAAAGAAGTTTACTTTAGTACTCCTTTAGATTCTTTAAATGGAATAAAATTGGCTTTGATTAAAATACCAAAATCATTAGAGTTGTTTGAGTTGTATTTACAACAAATCCAAAAGTGTTCTAATGAGCATACTGAGGTTATTTGTAGTTTTATGACTAAGTATTTTTCATCATCATTTTTAAAAATAGCCGAATCTTATTTTGATATTGTTGAACAAACAAAAGCATGGAAGAAAGCAAGATTACTGATATTAAAAAATCCTAAAAAAATAATAAAAAGTAAAAGTTATATAAATGCAATAACGTATAAGGAGAAAAACTTTAAACAATGGTTTGGGGTATTTTCTTCTGGCAGTATTGATATTGGGACACAGTTTTTTTTAGAAAACTTGAAAGTTTCTCCTAAAGAAGTTCAAGTATTAGATTTAGCTTGTGGTAATGGTGTTATAGGGGCTACTGTTTTAGCACAAAATGAAGATACAAAATTAACTTTTATTGATGATTTTAATTTAGCGGTTGAATCTTCAAAGATGAATGTTGATGTATTAAGATCAACTTTTATCTGTGATAATAATTTAGAGAGTTTAGAAAAACATACATTTGATTTAGTAGTTTCAAATCCTCCATTTCACTTTGAATATGAGAATAACATAGAGGTAAGTTTAAACTTGTTTAAAGAGGTGTTTTCTTGTTTAAAGAAAACTGGACGTTTTGTATTAGTAGCTAATAAACACCTTAATTATAAAACACATTTAATTAAACTTTTTAGAAGGGTTGTTTCTGTTGCAGAAAATAAAAAGTTTATTATTTATGAGTGTTATAAAGAGTAAGAAGGTGCTTGTTAATTTGTCTGTTGTTTATGAGCGTCAACTTGAAAATTAATAGGGAGTTTTAACCTTATGGGTTTTTCTTTGTCAATAGTAATTCCTAAATCTAATTTAGATAGTCCTTCTATAATTTTTACACTTTCTTTACTAAAAGCTTCATGAGGAGCTTCTGCAGTAACATTAACAGTTTTTCCTTCATGAGTTACGCCAAATTTAACAAGGGTTTCAATAATATCTCCACTTTTATAACCTAAAGTTTTTGCAATACTATCAATTTTAGTAGAGTCGTAATTTAAAATAGCTTCAGTAATTACGGTTTCGTAATTTCCTTGTGCAGAAAGAATAAAGGTTGTAAAAAGGGAGGTTAAGAGTACTAATTTTTTCATACTTGTAATTTACTAATCATTGACCAAAATATCGGCCGAAAATACTTATCTTTTTTGTACCTAACAAAAAACATTAGGTTAGTTTAAAAGTAGTTTGTTATTTTATTGTTTAGGTTAGTACGAATAAAATCGTAAAAGCAAGTTAATTAAACTTTTTGAATAATTTTTAGTTTTGATAATAAAAATATTAATATTAAATGTGAAATAGGTAAAAAAAGGCAAGTATACAAGACTTGCCTTTTTATTGCTACAAATAAAAAGCAACTCCAAATACTATGTTTGAAGAATTGAAATTAAAAGAGAAATTATTGTTAGAAGCTTTTACGTTTCTATTTTCGTAATTTTTAGGAGAGGAAGTGGTGTAACCTAAGAAGCCTAGATTGGCTTCTAAAGCAATATTTTTACTAACAAAATAAGTTACTCCAGGTCTTATTCCTATAGAATAACGATCGAAACCATTTTTATTTTCACGATTATTTATTGAGTTTTTTAATTTACTTTGGCTATATAAATAGCTTAACTCTCCTTGTAACGATAGTAAAAATCGTTCACTTATGGAAAAGTATTTTTTTATGTATGGAGCTATGGTAAAACTGTTATTTACATTAGTAGAATTATTGTTTAAGGTGCTGTTGTCAATGTTTCTATTTTCATGTTGATGATATCCATAACGGAGTCCCAATCCTACAACTAAATTATTACTTATTGTATAACCTATTTTGGGAGAAAAATTGAAACCAAAAGAATCGGAGTCTGCTTGTTGGTTGAAGTCAAAATTCTCATATGAGTTGTTGCTTGAATTTAAAGAGATTCCACCTGCCAGGTGCCAAGTTCCTTTTGAGATTGTTTTTTTGCTATTTTTTTCTTGTCCATTTGCAATTCCGAATCCAAGAATCATAACAATTAGAAATACTTTTTTCATAATTAAATAAATTTTTAAGTTTTTAATTGCTTCTATAAGTAACAAGAATTGTTCCTACTGTTCTGTTTTTTTGTTAAAGTTTATGCTTGTTGAATGTTAAAAAAAATAATTTTTTGACTCTTTGGTTTTAACAAAAAGCACCACTTAAAAAGTGGTGCTTAAAATCTATATTGTATTTTGTTGGTTACATATAGCATGTAATTCCAAATACAATGTTAGAAGCGTTAATATTAAAATCAAATTTGTTGGTAATGTTTTTATTATCTGAGTCGTTTTCAAAGCTAGTTGTTTTATAACCTAAAAAACCAAGATTAGCTTCTAGAGCTATACTTTTGCTTACAAAATATGATAATCCTGGGCGAATACCAATATCAAAAGAATTCCCATTAGTTCTGTAAGTTCTATAATTGAAAGAATTATAATCTCTAAATTCACTTTTACTTTTAATGCTTGAGTAAGTTAGCTCACCTTTAACAGATAGTAAAAGGTTTTTACTTACAGAGAAGTATTTTTTTATAAATGGAGAAAAAGAAAAAACATGTGCTTTATCATTTCTATTATAATCATTTACATTTTGATTTTTACTATAGGAATACCCAATTCCTAGTCCAATAGCTAAGTTGTCATCAATAAATATCCCTGTTTCTGGAGCAATACCAAAACCAAATTTATTAACGTCAGGGGAATTATTACCTAAATTAGAATTAATTTTTTCATTTTCAGAGTTGATAGTGAATCCACCAGAAATAAACCAAGAATCTTTAGTGATGATTTTTTTACTGTTTTTTTCTTGTCCATTAACAATTCCTAAAGTAAGAATCATAGCTATTAAAAATAGTTTTTTCATAATAATTGAATTTTTAAAATTAAGTGGGCGAAACTAATAAAAACTATTTTATAGAAATTATTTTTTTAGAAGAATTTTACATGTTTTCGTAGGCATGTTTTACAAGTTTAGCATTGTACTTTCTTTCTAATTTTCTAACAATAAAATGTCCAGTAGCCATGTCCTGAAAATGATCTATAAATAAAGTGTTGATAATGGCGCCTCCAGCAGCTCCAACAATAGGTAATGATTGTGCTATAGTTTTTTCAGTAATCTGAACACCAAATTTTTCAGCAATTTTAGTAATAAATTTAAAAAATAAAGGAGTTCCTTCTTGGGCAATGCCTTGCTCGGTTATGTATTTGCTAACGTTAGTAATTGAATTGGCTAGAATAGTTCTTGTACTATAATAACTAGATTCAACATTAGTTTTTTCTGTAGTTTCCTTTCCAAGAGCAAAAACTTCTAAACAAGCAAGTTTGGTTTCGGGCTTGTTTAAGGTTTCTCCATGAAATCGAGCTATATCAGCTATTGAGCGTAATATGATTGTAGTTGTAATAGGAAGTTCAAAAGCCAGCCCAGCTAAACCAAAAATTCCACCAATGGTTCCTGTTGCGCCAGCTGCAATTTTATGGAGCGTGTTGGTTGTTTTTTTTGAAGGCTGGTTATTAATGGTAAAAATAGCAGCATCAGTAGCTTTTAGTAATGAGTTTTTTGTGATATGACCTAGTTTAGTGCTAAAATTACTAGGTAAAAGCTTTAAGCCTTTTTCTATAGGGCTATCTAAATGTTGTGTTATTTTGGCAGCTAATCCAGGGCTTTCTAATAATTCTTTAGCATGTTTTAACTCTTTTAGGTCTTTATCTGAAATAACATTTTTGGTTTGATTCATATTTTATAGCTTTTTATTTCTTTTTTTTGGAAAGTTTCAAATATAATTAATAATTATTTATGGTTTTCTAGGTTTTTTTGTGGTTTTTTTAAATGTTTTATTGTGTTATGTTTTGTTTTTTAGTTTTTTTATTGATATATTCGTAGCTGTTGTGCTTGTTTTTTGAAGTAAGTGCAATGTTAAGAAATTTTAATATTAATCCCCTTGCTTTATTATGAGATTATTTTCGAGCGCACAAAAAATTGAAAAAGAACAGATTAAATTTTTGACATTTCCAAAAGAAGAAGTTTTAAATAAAAAAAATGAGCAGACTAATCGTTTTTTAGCTTTACAACGTGGTATGTATTTAGGAAACCTAGAGAGGGAGAAGGTAAAAATTGTTTTTGTTGATGATGCTGGATTGAAAAAAGTAGAAACTACTATATGGGGAGTTACTGATAAATCGGTGATTCTCAAGCAGTCTACTGTCATTCCGTTAGAAAGAATTATGGCAATTGTGTAATTACCAAGAGCATTCCCTATGCATAAAATGAAGTGAATATTTATTGGTAGAATTAATAAAAAAACGCATTTATTATTAATGCGTTTTTTTTATGGGCATAATTGAAAGTTAATTCATTAAATAATCTGCAAGAACATGTGATATTTTTTGACCAGTATGACTTTCGTAATAAGAATAACCTGGCATTGGGTTTACTTCAAAACAATAAACGTCTCCTTCATCGGTAAATCTTAAATCAATACCACTGAAATCTAGTTGTAGTGCAGCAGATACATTAATACAAGCGTTTTTTATGGTTTCTGGAATGGCAAAGGTTTCTAGTTCTGTAGTACCGCCATTTTTTCTAGCGTATCTATAGTCAACTCCTGTTGTGTGTATTTTTGTGGCTACTACTTCTTTGTCTATTACATGAACTCTAACATCAAATCCTGATAGTTTTTTTTGAAATTGAACAGGACAAAAACGAATTTTTTCTAAACGTTCAGTGTCTAAAGGGTCAAATTCTTTTACTATAGAGCGAACTCCACTAATAGATTTGTAAATTACAGAGCCGTTTTTTTGATGGAAAGCAATGGCTTCTGTTGGGATGTTAGTAATTAGTGTGTTAGGTGTTTTTAATCCATATCTTTTAATAATTTGAGCTTGATAGGGTTTGCTACTATTACTAAACATTTTACTGTGCCTATTTACTACTTTACTGTCTGTTACTTCTAACCATTGGTATAAAGATTCGTGTACATTTCTAGAGTGTTCTTGTAAGTTTTGATTTTTATCTTTTACTTCAGGAATATTGGTTTCACTCATAAAGCGAGAGTATACACTATCAAAGCTATTTAAATTATAGCTACAATTGGCTATATGTAATTCGCCTGTTGGTTTCTGATTTTTAAATTTCCAGTTAATTTGAATGTCTTCTATTTGGCGCTGGTTAAAGATAACTACTTCTGCACCTTTATTGATAAGCGCATTTTTTACTTTGGCTATGGGAGCTTCACTTGGAATTCCACATAATAATACTTTACTAGTTTTCATGGATAATGTGTTTTATAATGGCTACTAGTTTATCTCCATAATTAATAAGTGATGGAAAGGTATTGGCTTTTATAAAGTTTTTTTCGTCATTACTTACTGTAATTTCTAAGAGTGGTGTTTGGGCTAAGTTAGAAAGTTCAATACAGTTGTTGACTAATTGTTTGTTAATGCAATTGGTTATTATTTTTTTTCCAATTACGAGTATGTTTTTACCAATAGGTGTGTGTGTGTTATTATTGTTTACATTTTTAAATCCAGCAACATAGGCGGCTTTTGCCCATTGTTCTGGTGACCAAAATACACCGCTTAAACTGTAACCTATTGATGGGTTATATATTGGACAGCTTTCTTGGACTTGGTATAGCCAGCTCATTAAAAGTGCATTCATTTCTGCATGAACGTACTGTTTTTCTACTTCTGCAGCTTTTTCCCATA encodes the following:
- a CDS encoding glutaminyl-peptide cyclotransferase codes for the protein MRIFKYFFLLGLSIITLTSCSDTSYKFKLNTTKKVNLGDKAAIKFEQLKGNAIDSVHIYVNNKRVNKNEKSIAINSKDFGVGKHAVTAIAFYPNKSKRVNNSIEVFANKAPEIYNYKIINTYPHDKKAYTQGLEYHNGYLYETTGKRGKSSLRKVEITTGKVLQKIDLNDQYFGEGMTIFNNKIYWLTWQARKGFIYDLENFKKLGEFKYNNSNEGWGLTHTETELIKSDGSNKIWFLNPKNQQEKRNIQAYTNKLSIEKLNELEYINGKIYANYWQKPLIAIINPKTGVVEGIINLTGLVKEMEKTQRLVNEDDVLNGIAFDHENNRLFVTGKHWSKLFEIELIKQ
- a CDS encoding FMN-binding glutamate synthase family protein; the protein is MRDTILAVVIVINVLCGVLAYFIPQMGNYILLTIASAFTLLAIYDAFIQKKHSLMRAFPIVARLRWVFEEEREKIQQYFIEDDLNGTPINREKRSIVYQRSKKEIETVPFGTQHDLYEKGYEFVKHSLFPKNHHHVTGDRVLIGSDKCEQKYNASIVNISAMSFGSLSKNAIMALNQGAKMGGFAHNTGEGGISPYHLQGGDLIFQVGTGYFGAGKTINGKRVFDEEIFKENATRPEVKMIEIKFSQGAKPGHGGILPAKKNTEEIAKIRSVEPFTRVDSPPKHDAFSNFDEMIAFIQRVRELSEGKPVGIKFCVGDNEEIEMMIQAFAKAKNYPDFMAVDGGEGGTGSAPLEFSNYVGTPLLDGLAFVAQMLTKYGLKEQIKIMASGKAIDAFDVVKYLAIGADVIGMARSFMLSLGCIQARECNLDTCPVGVATQDEDLVEALVVGDKNVRVKNYHVKTIEAVKELAAAMGKEKITDIKANHIYRRNKAGDITSLDKVYFQEKETA
- a CDS encoding SusC/RagA family TonB-linked outer membrane protein, which encodes MRTKFNGIFTLILTFLMHISYAQEKTISGTVSDESGPLPGVTILKKGTTQGTETDFDGNYAIKAKQGEVLVFSFVGMKTVEKTVTSSQLNVVMEGDNLLKEVVVVAYGTQSKNSLTGSVSVIDQEQVENATFSNPVKSLEGLVSGLRVIQASGQPGSDPIIRIRGFNSVSADQAPLIVLDGVPYAGSLNSINPKDIESTTVLKDASSTSLYGNKAANGILMITTKKGARNRLEINVDSRVGITQRGAKEYNIMQSPGEFYEAYHSVLANSEFHRQNVAGTPITLAQARQFASDNLMSRLGNYNLYNVPGDQLVNPATGKLNSSATLLVNDKWEDALFRDAATFHSNNISLSGGSEDVTYYLSLGSETNNGYTVRSSFERHSARLKATSAKIFDAVTLSGDVAYAKSESQAVPSTLTAAGVPTTNFANAFFWNRRIAPIYPVYQYDENWQPILNPNNPSGFAYDFGSPQFFPNGTSRGARNYAVGEHPLAVIENTIETNVRDNFNGGLRAKIDLPWDFQFEYVMNYLTQVDQGTDFTKPGAGAFAQAQNGLLTNNRDNFSAFTNQQLLTWKRDNGNHNFDVLLGHESYEEKFTTLSLSKRNIIGDFSPILDNTAVYASASNYNTKYFTEGYFSRFIYGLKDTYYVNLTGRYDASSVFHPDERWGFFWSAGASWVMSNENFLKDSNTINYSKLSVNYGTTGNDRIFYPGTSTRNLVAYENQYTIDENNGALTQKLTYLGGKDVTWENSASFDVSYQIGLFNKVNLSLTYFRKETDNLLFNTPIGITPGITERPSNSGTMINSGLETELSWNIVDKENFKVSFNANLSTLNNEITVLPRDNKPIQVGNFRREVGRSIFEYNMVEFAGVNPDNGNARYYTIDQTSGERVMTEDYANAAEFGRTFLGKEAIPDLTGGFGTNIQLGDVSLGMQFAYQVGGYGLDSEYFGLLGATQNVTNFADYDKTWTLDNPTGELPRVDPLSPNQYRFSSLYLVDLSYLSLSNINLSYTLEKEYLKKFHVNNVRFYGTINNAFLLYSARQGYDPRLNSVGRSSAEYGANRTIALGVNINLN
- a CDS encoding methyltransferase translates to METILKINSRSYTLERYPKTEDKTLKAWSNAELLCLEYIKGKEFNTVHVYNDRFGFWNCVLQDKEVITIWNYASQQKAIKKNLHYNGISKEVYFSTPLDSLNGIKLALIKIPKSLELFELYLQQIQKCSNEHTEVICSFMTKYFSSSFLKIAESYFDIVEQTKAWKKARLLILKNPKKIIKSKSYINAITYKEKNFKQWFGVFSSGSIDIGTQFFLENLKVSPKEVQVLDLACGNGVIGATVLAQNEDTKLTFIDDFNLAVESSKMNVDVLRSTFICDNNLESLEKHTFDLVVSNPPFHFEYENNIEVSLNLFKEVFSCLKKTGRFVLVANKHLNYKTHLIKLFRRVVSVAENKKFIIYECYKE
- a CDS encoding type B 50S ribosomal protein L31, which encodes MKKGIHPENYRMVAFKDMSNGDVFLTRSTANTKETLEVDGVEYPLIKLEISRTSHPFYTGKSKLVDTAGRIDKFKNKYAKFKK